CATAGCATTATTTGGCCACTAGCCATTCCTCCAGTTGACTCAAGCTGTGAGACCTGAGCAAGCCTGCAGACACAGGGCACACGTTTTCAGAACTTGTGCTTTGTGTTATATCAACAGAAACATTGGTGTCTTTCAcagcttatttgtttttaaaatttacccaATATTGTTCCTCAAAAAGAGCACGAggttctttcttttctgtaagtTTTGAACCACCAAGCCTGCAGTCCTTCCAGCTATGCAGAGGAGACTCCTCACACTCAGTGGGAGCTCACTTGACAGCCGGACTGCGAGGAGAAGCCCGCCGCGTGAAGGCTACCGTGCAGTCAGTCACACAGCGCACTGAAGCAGAGTGTGCTGTGGTTAAACTTGTGCTCACTGTGCATTAAAGAAGCTGTAGCTCCTTTCAGGTCCCAGAGTTCATTGGGCTGATTCTCAACTCTTGTTTTTACATTACTTATGTTTTAAAAGCTtcactcactttattttttaaaatgactacaCATAGAATGTGACAGAACATACTTGTGAGGAGCATGGCAGTCCCACAGAGTCAAGCCAGAGACATGGAAATTATTCTAAAAAGTGGGACTGTTGATCTAGGAGCTTCCGGTGTGTTCCTTGGCCCCGTAAAGATCTGTCAGTTCCATTTCCTTCTTCTAAGATGACTCAGTAGTCAGCACTGAGGCCCCCGTGCATATGTGAGATTATCATGGGACTCCTGTCCAGCACAAGATTCAGTGATCTGTTGGTAATATATAAATCAGGAACCTGTTACTGTGTGGGAAGAGTAAATGTGCTGCCCCCCGCAAAACTGTTAAAGCTGTTGGATCAGAACAGGAAACGCAGGGTGTATTCTAAATGTaacacttctgctgcttttagtCCGGGAGGTATATGCTTTAAAGCAGTGAACATTAAACGGACTAATAAAAGAGATGTGGAATGCTTAGAATTTGTAGGATAATTAGTACAATCATATTATGCCTATCAAGTGttagtagtttattttttattttttgttactaCGCTCAGATTTTTTAccttaattttatattcttttgttttcacTTCAGGCAAAtcctaagagagaacaactgcctaCAAACCTTATTACAACACTTGAAATCTCATAGTTTGACAATTGTCAGTAATGCATGTGGAACTTTGTGGAATCTCTCGGCAAGAAATCCCAAAGACCAGGAAGCATTATGGGACATGGGAGCAGTTAGCATGCTCAAGAACCTCATTCATTCAAAGCACAAAATGATTGCTATGGGAAGTGCTGCAGCTTTGAGGAATCTCATGGCAAATAGACCTGCAAAATATAAGGATGCCAATATTATGTCTCCTGGTTCAAGCTTGCCATCTCTTCATGTTAGGAAACAGAAAGCCCTAGAAGCAGAATTAGATGCTCAGCATTTATCAGAAACTTTTGACAATATTGACAACTTGAGTCCCAAGGCATCTCATCGCAGTAAGCAGAGACACAAGCAGAGTCTTTACGGTGACTATGTATTTGATGCTAGTCGACATGATGATAATAGGTCAGACAATTTTAATACTGGAAACATGACTGTCCTTCCACCATATCTGAATACAACAGTGTTGCCCAGCTCCTCTTCATCAAGGGGAAGTTTAGATAGTTCTCGTTCTGAAAAAGATAGAagtttggagagagaaagaggaattgGCCTAAGCAGCTACCATCCAGCAACAGAAAATCCAGGAACCTCTTCAAAGCGAGGTTTGCAAATCTCTACCACTGCAGCCCAGATTGCCACAGTCATGGAGGAAGTCTCGGCCATTCATACCTCCCAGGAAGACAGAAGTTCTGGGTCTACCACTGACTTGCATTGTGTGCCTGATGAGAGGAACGGGCTGAGAAGAAGTTCTGCCCACACTCATTCCAATGCTTACAATTTCACTAAGTCAGAAAATTCAAACAGGACATGTTCTATGCCTTACACCAAACTAGAATATAAGAGATCTTCAAATGACAGTTTAAATAGTGTCAGTAGCAGTGATGGTTATGGTAAAAGAGGTCAAATGAAACCCTCAATTGAATCATATTCTGAAGATGACGAGAGTAAATTTTGCAGTTATGGTCAATATCCAGCTGACCTAGCCCATAAAATACACAGTGCAAATCACATGGATGATAACGATGGAGAGCTTGATACACCAATAAATTACAGTCTTAAATATTCAGACGAGCAGTTGaattctggaaggcagagtccttCACAGAATGAAAGATGGGCAAGACCCAAACACATAATAGAAGATGAAATAAAGCAGAATGAGCCACGACAGTCAAGGAGTCAAAGTACAGCTTACCCTGTGTATGCCGAGAACACTGATGAGAAGCACCTCAAGTTCCAGCCACATTTTGGACAGCAGGAATGCGTTTCTCCGTACAGGTCCAGGGGAACCAGTGGGTCAGAAGGAAATCGAGTGGGTTCTAATCATGCAGTTAATCAAAATGTAAACTCGTCCTTGTGTCAGGAAGATGACTATGAAGATGATAAACCAACCAACTATAGTGAACGTTACTCTGAGGAAGAACAGCATGGAGAAGAAGAAAGACCAACAAATTATAGCATGAAGTATAATGAAGAAAAACACCATGTGGATCAGCCTATTGATTATAGTTTAAAATATACCACTGACATTCCTTCCTCACAGAAGCCAccattttcattttccaagagTTCCTCTGCACAAAGCACTAAAAGTGAACACATCCCTGCAAGCAGTGAGAATACAGCTACCCCTTCGTCTACCACCAAGAGGCAGAATCAGCTCCACCCGACTTCAGCACAGAGTAGAAATGCTCAGACCcaaaaagctaccacctgcaaagtTCCCTCTATCAACCAGGAAACAATACAGACATACTGTGTGGAAGACACCCCGATATGTTTCTCACGGTGCAGTTCATTATCATCTTTGTCGTCAGCTGAAGATGAAATAGGGTGTGATCAGACAACACAGGAAGCAGTTTCCACTAGTACTCTGCAGATagcagaaataaaggaaaacagtGGAGCTAGATCCACAGAAGATCCTGTGAGTGAAGCTCCAGCAGTGTCCCAGCATGTAAGAACCAAATCCAGCAgactccaggcttctggtttgtcctcagaatcagccagaCATAAAGCTGTTGAATTACCTTCAGGGGCCAAGTCTCCCTCCAAAAGTGGTGCTCAGACCCCCAAGAGCCCACCAGAGCACTATGTTCAGGAGACTCCACTCATGTTCAGCAGATGCACATCTGTCAGTTCACTGGATAGCTTTGAGAGTCGTTCTATTGCCAGCTCCGTGCAGAGTGAGCCATGCAGTGGAATGGTGAGTGGCATTATTAGCCCCAGTGACCTTCCTGATAGCCCTGGACAAACCATGCCACCAAGCAGAAGTAAGACCCCTCCACCACCTCCTCAGGCAGTTCAAACCAAGCGAGAGGTACCCAAAAATAAAGTTCCAActgcagaaaagagagagagtggacCTAAGCAGGCAGCTGTGAATGCTGCGGTTCAGAGGGTCCAGGTTCTCCCAGATGCGGATACATTATTACATTTTGCCACAGAAAGTACTCCAGATGGATTTTCTTGTTCATCTAGCCTGAGTGCTCTGAGCCTTGATGAGCCATTCATACAGAAAGATGTGGAGTTAAGAATCATGCCTCCAGTTCAGGAAAATGACAATGGAAACGAAACAGAACCAGAGCAGCCTGAAGAATCAAATGAAAGCAAGGAGAAGGAGGCAGAAAAGCCTACCGATTCCGAAAAAGATCTGTTGGATGACTCAGATGATGATGATATCGAAATACTTGAGGAATGTATTATTTCTGCCATGCCAACAAAGTCATCACGCAAAGCTAAAAAGCTAGCCCAGACTGCTTCAAAACTGCCACCACCCGTGGCAAGGAAACCAAGCCAGCTGCCTGTGTACAAACTTCTGCCATCACAAAACAGGTTACAAGCACAGAAGCACGTTAGTTTTACCCCAGGGGACGATATGCCACGGGTGTACTGTGTAGAAGGGACACCCATAAACTTCTCCACAGCCACATCTCTCAGTGACCTCACAATAGAATCTCCTCCAAACGAGCTAGCTGCGGGAGAAGGGAGTGGAGCAGGGGCGCGGTCGGGCGAATTTGAAAAGCGAGACACCATTCCCACGGAAGGCAGGAGCACcgatgaggcacagagagggactGCCTCGGCGGTGGCGATGCCCGAGTTGGATGACAATAAAACGGAGGAAGGTGACATTCTTGCTGAATGCATCAACTCTGCTATGCCCAAAGGAAAAAGTCACAAGCCTTTCCGTGTGAGGAAGATAATGGACCAGGTCCAGCAAGCATCTGTGTCTTCATCCGGCGCTAACAAAAATCAGTTAGAcggtaagaaaaagaaacccaCTTCCCCAGTAAAACCTGTGCCACAGAGCACTGAATACAGAGCACCTGTGAGAAAAAACACAGACtcgaaaaataatttaaatgctgAAAGAACTTTCTCAGACAATAAAGATTCAAAGAAACAGAACTTGAAAAACAATTCCAAGGACTTCACCGATAAGCTGCCAAATAATGAAGATCGAGTCAGAGCAAGTTTTCCTTTTGATTCGCCTCATCATTACACACCTATTGAAGGAACTCCTTACTGTTTTTCACGAAATGATTCTTTGAGTTCTCTAGACTTTGATGATGACGATGTTGACCTTTCCAGGGAAAAGGCTGAATtaagaaaggggaaagaaaatcAGGACTCAGAAGCTAAAGCTGCTGGCCACACAGAGATGACTTCAAACCAGCAATCAGCTAACAAGACACCAGCTACCACTAAACACCCAGTAGGTCGAAGTCAGCAGAAGCAATCTACTTTTCCCCAGCCATCCAAAGACATACCAGACAGAGGGGCAGCAACGGACGAGAAATTACAGAATTTTGCTATTGAAAATACTCCAGTTTGTTTTTCTCGTAATTCCTCTCTGAGTTCTCTCAGTGACATTGaccaagaaaacaacaacaaagaaaatgaaccTATCAAAGAAAACGAGCCCCCTGACTCACAGGGAGAACCGAGTAAACCTCAGGCATCAGGTTATGCCCCTAAGTCCTTTCATGTGGAAGATACACCTGTCTGTTTCTCAAGAAACAGCTCTCTGAGTTCCCTTAGTATTGATTCTGAAGATGATCTGCTGCAGGAATGCATAAGTTCTGCAATGCCCAAAAAGAAAAAGCCCTCAAGACTGAAGGGTGAGAATGAAAAGCAGAGTCCCAGAAACATAGGAGGTGTCTTAGCTGAGGATTTGACACTGGATTTGAAAGATATACAGAGACCAGATTCAGAACATGGGTTATCCCCGGATTCAGAAAATTTTGACTGGAAAGCTATTCAGGAAGGTGCGAATTCCATAGTGAGTAGTTTACatcaggctgctgctgctgcatgcCTGTCCAGGCAGGCTTCGTCAGACTCAGATTCCATCCTTTCACTGAAATCGGGAATCTCACTGGGATCACCATTTCACCTTACACCTGACCAAGAGGAAAAACCCTTCACAAGTAACAAAGGCCCACGGATTCTAAAACCTGGTGAGAAAAGTACCTTGGAAACTAAAAAAATCGAATCTGAAAATAAAGGAATCAAAGGAGGAAAAAAGGTTTACAAAAGTTTGATTACTGGGAAAGTTCGATCTAATTCAGAAGTTTCAGGCCAAATGAAGCAGCCCCTTCCACCAAACATGCCTTCAATCTCTCGCGGTAGGACAATGATTCATATTCCAGGAGTTCGAAATAGCTCCTCAAGTACAAGTCCTGTTTCTAAAAAAGGCCCGCCCCTTAAGCCTCCAGCCTCTAAGAGCCCTAGTGAAGGTCAGACGGCTACCACTTCTCCTAGAGGGGCCAAGCCATCAGCAAAGACAGAATTAAGTCCTGTTCCCCGCCAGACATCCCAAACAGGCGGGTCAAACAAAGGATCTTCCAGGTCAGGCTCTCGAGATTCCACTCCTTCAAGACCTTCCCAGCAACCACTGAGTAGACCTATGCAGTCTCCAGGGCGCAACTCAATTTCCCCTGGCAGAAACGGAATAAGTCCTCCTAACAAACTATCTCAACTGCCGAGGACGTCCTCCCCCAGTACTGCTTCAACCAAGTCCTCAGGTTCTGGGAAAATGTCCTACGCATCCCCAGGCAGGCAGATGAGCCAGCAGAACCTTACAAAACAAACAGGTTTGTCCAAGAATGGCAGTTGTATCCCAAGAAGTGAGTCTGCCTCCAAAGGACTGAATCAGATGAACAATGGCAACGGAGCCAATAAGAAGGTGGAACTTTCTAGAATGTCTTCAACTAAATCAAGTGGAAGTGAATCTGATAGATCAGAGAGACCTGTGTTAGTACGCCAGTCAACTTTCATCAAAGAAGCCCCAAGCCCAACCCTAAGAAGGAAACTGGAAGAATCTGCTTCATTTGagtctctttctccatcttccaGACCAGATTCTCCCACAAGGTCCCAGGCTCAAACTCCAGTGTTAAGTCCTTCCCTTCCTGATATGTCTCTGTCCACACACTCATCTGTTCAGGCTGGTGGGTGGCGGAAACTCCCACCTAATCTCAGTCCCACTATAGAGTATAATGATGGCAGACCCGCAAAGCGTCATGACATAGCACGCTCCCATTCAGAAAGTCCTTCCAGACTTCCCGTCAACAGGTCGGGAACCTGGAAACGGGAGCACAGCAAACACTCATCATCCCTCCCTCGAGTAAGCACATGGAGAAGAACTGGAAGTTCCTCTTCAATTCTTTCTGCATCGTCAGAATCCAGTGAAAAAGCAAAAAGTGAGGATGAAAAACATGTAAACTGTATTTCAGGAACcaagcaaaataaagaaaaccaagtGTCCACAAAAGGCACatggaggaaaataaaagaaaatgaaatttcccCCCCAAACAGTACTTCTCCGACCACGTCCTCAGGTGCTGCAAATGGTGCTGAATCAAAGACTCTGATTTATCAAATGGCACCTGCTGTTTCTAAAACAGAGGACGTTTGGGTGAGGATTGAGGACTGTCCCATCAACAACCCCAGAACCGGAAGATCTCCCACAGGTAATACTCCCCCTGTGATCGACAGTATTTCAGAAAAGGGAAATCCAAACGGTAAAGATTCAAAAGATAATCAGGGAAAACAAAATGTGGGTAACGCCAGTGCACCCACGAATACCATGGGTTTGGAAAACCGTCTGAACTCCTTTATTCAGGTTGATGCCCCAGACCAAAAAGGAGCTGAGATGAAACCGGGACAGAGTAATCCTGTCCCTACATCCGAGACTACCGAGAGCTCCTTAGCGGAGCGCACCCCATTcagttccagcagctccagcaaACACAGTTCACCTAGTGGGACTGTGGCTGCCAGAGTGACTCCTTTTAATTACAACCCCAGCCCTAGGAAAAGCAGCGCAGATAGCACTTCAGCCCGGCCGTCTCAGATCCCAACGCCAGTGAATAACAACACAAAGAAACGAGATTCAAAAACCGACAGCACAGAGTCCAGTGGAACCCAAAGTCCCAAGCGCCATTCCGGATCTTATCTTGTGACGTCTGTGTGAGAGAGTTGGGACGATGAAGCTAGGAGTTCACGCGCTCATTTACATGCTAGATAGAAATCCTGTttcaaatgaaactaaaagacTGAAAAATTTTGTAAATAGGTTTGATTCTTGTTGGAGGGTTTTTGTTCTGGAAGCCATATTTGATAGTATACTTTGTCTTCACTGGTTGTTATTTTGGGAGGCACTCTTgatagttaagaaaaaaaatggtaaagCCAAGTATATTTGTACAGTATGTTTTACAAGTATTTAAGTAGAATATCATCCCATCATCCTTTAATTATTGCTTGTCTTAAAATAACACTAcatagaaaatatgatatattgCTGTTATCAATCATTTCTAATTATAAACTGACTAAACTTACATCAGGGAGAAATTGgtatttatgcaaaaaaaaaagttttagtccTTGTGAATCCATCTAATGTCATAACTAATCATGTGGCTGTGAAATTCACAGAAATATGGTTCCCGGTGAACAAGTTTACCCAGCCTGCTTTGCTTTATTGCATGAATGAAACTGATGGTTCAATTTCAGAAGTAATGATTAACAGTTCTGTGGTCACATGATGTGCATAGATAGCTACAGTGTAACAATTTACACTATTTTGTGctcaaaacaacaacagaaatctGTGTAACTGTAAAACATTGAATGAAACTATTTTACCTGAACTAGATTTTATCTGAAAGTAGGTAGAATTTTTGCTATGCTGTATCTTGTTGTATATTCTGGTATTTGAGGTGAGATGGCTGCTCTTTTATTAATGAGACATGAATTGTGTCTCAACAGAAACTTAAAAGGACATTTCAGAATAAATTATTGCTGTATGTAAACTATGACTGAAATTGGTATTTGTTTGAAGGGTCCTATTTCACATTTGTATTAATAATTGTCAAAAGACCTCTTTAAAAagcttatataaaattttttcctCTGATTCTATGCATTAAGAGTAAAATTCCTCTTACTGTAATAAAAACAATTGAAGAAGACTGTTAGCACTTAACCACTCCTGAAATTTACTTCTCTTGATTGATTAGCACTTCCAGGTATGGAATactttttccctttctgttaCATTATCTGACTCCACTGGATCTCAGTGACAATGAATTCATGCCATAGTGGTGTGATCTGCCCCACATGGGATCAGGCATTGAACATCAAAGGCCACGCAGAACTTCCTTTTTCGTAATAGAATTCTGTGCCTGAAAAATTACTCTTGGGCACAAGTGGTCCCTTTACAGTGTGACCGTCTTGCCCCTTCCTAATCCCCATATTGTCACTGGGTCTGAAGTGAACACCTCTTACCACTCTGTGTGTTATGGCAAAGCACCCACCGCCAGGTAAAGCCAGCGTGTTACCATGCTCAGAGAATACAGCCCCATGCGACATAAGGGTAGATTTGCTACCTAGCTAATATACTCAGCAGAAGAATCTAAATTCTCTGTTAAGGAGAGCTCTCTGTTTCAGTGGGTACAGTTGCAGGGTGTGTTTCAAGTGCCTCTCTGGCTGGAAGAGGCCTCCTTTAAGAACAGAGTGGTGCAGTTGTTAACAAAGataatttacatattatatattccCTGGATTTGCTGTCCAAGGTTGGAGGGTCACCATGATGATAAATGCTCACATTTGTTGAATAATtgggagaatttatttttaaagataaagatcTGCAGTCTGTACTCAGGAAGGGAACAAACTCTTAGGAGTGGTGGAGCAccgggaagaggagggggaaaggACGACTCACACCTCGCTGGTGCCCTGGAGGCCTATCCTGTAATACCTGTGCTCACAAGTTACAGATGAAGTGCCAGTCAGGAAT
Above is a genomic segment from Oryctolagus cuniculus chromosome 6, mOryCun1.1, whole genome shotgun sequence containing:
- the APC gene encoding adenomatous polyposis coli protein isoform X21; the encoded protein is MAAASYDQLLKQVEALKMENSNLRQELEDNSNHLTKLETEASNMKEVLKQLQGSIEDEAMASSGQIDLLERLKELNLDCSNFPGVKLRSKMSLRSYGSREGSASSRSGECSPVPAGSFPRRGFVNGSRESTGYLEELEKERSLLLADLDKEEKEKDWYYAQLQNLTKRIDSLPLTENFSLQTDMTRRQLEYEARQIRVAMEEQLGTCQDMEKRAQRRIARIQQIEKDILRIRQLLQSQATEAERSSQSKHEAGSHEAERQSEGPGLAEISVAPSGSGQGSATRMDHETASVLSSSSTHSAPRRLTSHLGTKIRAYCETCWEWQEAHEQGMDQDKNPMPAPVEHQICPAVCVLMKLSFDEEHRHAMNELGGLQAIAELLQVDCEMYGLTNDHYSITLRRYAGMALTNLTFGDVANKATLCSMKGCMRALVAQLKSESEDLQQVIASVLRNLSWRADVNSKKTLREVGSVKALMECALEVKKESTLKSVLSALWNLSAHCTENKADICAVDGALAFLVGTLTYRSQTNTLAIIESGGGILRNVSSLIATNEDHRQILRENNCLQTLLQHLKSHSLTIVSNACGTLWNLSARNPKDQEALWDMGAVSMLKNLIHSKHKMIAMGSAAALRNLMANRPAKYKDANIMSPGSSLPSLHVRKQKALEAELDAQHLSETFDNIDNLSPKASHRSKQRHKQSLYGDYVFDASRHDDNRSDNFNTGNMTVLPPYLNTTVLPSSSSSRGSLDSSRSEKDRSLERERGIGLSSYHPATENPGTSSKRGLQISTTAAQIATVMEEVSAIHTSQEDRSSGSTTDLHCVPDERNGLRRSSAHTHSNAYNFTKSENSNRTCSMPYTKLEYKRSSNDSLNSVSSSDGYGKRGQMKPSIESYSEDDESKFCSYGQYPADLAHKIHSANHMDDNDGELDTPINYSLKYSDEQLNSGRQSPSQNERWARPKHIIEDEIKQNEPRQSRSQSTAYPVYAENTDEKHLKFQPHFGQQECVSPYRSRGTSGSEGNRVGSNHAVNQNVNSSLCQEDDYEDDKPTNYSERYSEEEQHGEEERPTNYSMKYNEEKHHVDQPIDYSLKYTTDIPSSQKPPFSFSKSSSAQSTKSEHIPASSENTATPSSTTKRQNQLHPTSAQSRNAQTQKATTCKVPSINQETIQTYCVEDTPICFSRCSSLSSLSSAEDEIGCDQTTQEAVSTSTLQIAEIKENSGARSTEDPVSEAPAVSQHVRTKSSRLQASGLSSESARHKAVELPSGAKSPSKSGAQTPKSPPEHYVQETPLMFSRCTSVSSLDSFESRSIASSVQSEPCSGMVSGIISPSDLPDSPGQTMPPSRSKTPPPPPQAVQTKREVPKNKVPTAEKRESGPKQAAVNAAVQRVQVLPDADTLLHFATESTPDGFSCSSSLSALSLDEPFIQKDVELRIMPPVQENDNGNETEPEQPEESNESKEKEAEKPTDSEKDLLDDSDDDDIEILEECIISAMPTKSSRKAKKLAQTASKLPPPVARKPSQLPVYKLLPSQNRLQAQKHVSFTPGDDMPRVYCVEGTPINFSTATSLSDLTIESPPNELAAGEGSGAGARSGEFEKRDTIPTEGRSTDEAQRGTASAVAMPELDDNKTEEGDILAECINSAMPKGKSHKPFRVRKIMDQVQQASVSSSGANKNQLDGKKKKPTSPVKPVPQSTEYRAPVRKNTDSKNNLNAERTFSDNKDSKKQNLKNNSKDFTDKLPNNEDRVRASFPFDSPHHYTPIEGTPYCFSRNDSLSSLDFDDDDVDLSREKAELRKGKENQDSEAKAAGHTEMTSNQQSANKTPATTKHPVGRSQQKQSTFPQPSKDIPDRGAATDEKLQNFAIENTPVCFSRNSSLSSLSDIDQENNNKENEPIKENEPPDSQGEPSKPQASGYAPKSFHVEDTPVCFSRNSSLSSLSIDSEDDLLQECISSAMPKKKKPSRLKGENEKQSPRNIGGVLAEDLTLDLKDIQRPDSEHGLSPDSENFDWKAIQEGANSIVSSLHQAAAAACLSRQASSDSDSILSLKSGISLGSPFHLTPDQEEKPFTSNKGPRILKPGEKSTLETKKIESENKGIKGGKKVYKSLITGKVRSNSEVSGQMKQPLPPNMPSISRGRTMIHIPGVRNSSSSTSPVSKKGPPLKPPASKSPSEGQTATTSPRGAKPSAKTELSPVPRQTSQTGGSNKGSSRSGSRDSTPSRPSQQPLSRPMQSPGRNSISPGRNGISPPNKLSQLPRTSSPSTASTKSSGSGKMSYASPGRQMSQQNLTKQTGLSKNGSCIPRSESASKGLNQMNNGNGANKKVELSRMSSTKSSGSESDRSERPVLVRQSTFIKEAPSPTLRRKLEESASFESLSPSSRPDSPTRSQAQTPVLSPSLPDMSLSTHSSVQAGGWRKLPPNLSPTIEYNDGRPAKRHDIARSHSESPSRLPVNRSGTWKREHSKHSSSLPRVSTWRRTGSSSSILSASSESSEKAKSEDEKHVNCISGTKQNKENQVSTKGTWRKIKENEISPPNSTSPTTSSGAANGAESKTLIYQMAPAVSKTEDVWVRIEDCPINNPRTGRSPTGNTPPVIDSISEKGNPNGKDSKDNQGKQNVGNASAPTNTMGLENRLNSFIQVDAPDQKGAEMKPGQSNPVPTSETTESSLAERTPFSSSSSSKHSSPSGTVAARVTPFNYNPSPRKSSADSTSARPSQIPTPVNNNTKKRDSKTDSTESSGTQSPKRHSGSYLVTSV
- the APC gene encoding adenomatous polyposis coli protein isoform X6 translates to MAAASYDQLLKQVEALKMENSNLRQELEDNSNHLTKLETEASNMKEVLKQLQGSIEDEAMASSGQIDLLERLKELNLDCSNFPGVKLRSKMSLRSYGSREGSASSRSGECSPVPAGSFPRRGFVNGSRESTGYLEELEKERSLLLADLDKEEKEKDWYYAQLQNLTKRIDSLPLTENFSLQTDMTRRQLEYEARQIRVAMEEQLGTCQDMEKRAQRRIARIQQIEKDILRIRQLLQSQATEAERSSQSKHEAGSHEAERQSEGPGLAEISVAPSGSGQVEMVYSLLSMLGTHDKDDMSRTLLAMSSSQDSCISMRQSGCLPLLIQLLHGNDKDSVLLGNSRGSKEARARASAALHNIIHSQPDDKRGRREIRVLHLLEQIRAYCETCWEWQEAHEQGMDQDKNPMPAPVEHQICPAVCVLMKLSFDEEHRHAMNELGRKAPRGISSQELGQGLSGGLQAIAELLQVDCEMYGLTNDHYSITLRRYAGMALTNLTFGDVANKATLCSMKGCMRALVAQLKSESEDLQQVIASVLRNLSWRADVNSKKTLREVGSVKALMECALEVKKESTLKSVLSALWNLSAHCTENKADICAVDGALAFLVGTLTYRSQTNTLAIIESGGGILRNVSSLIATNEDHRQILRENNCLQTLLQHLKSHSLTIVSNACGTLWNLSARNPKDQEALWDMGAVSMLKNLIHSKHKMIAMGSAAALRNLMANRPAKYKDANIMSPGSSLPSLHVRKQKALEAELDAQHLSETFDNIDNLSPKASHRSKQRHKQSLYGDYVFDASRHDDNRSDNFNTGNMTVLPPYLNTTVLPSSSSSRGSLDSSRSEKDRSLERERGIGLSSYHPATENPGTSSKRGLQISTTAAQIATVMEEVSAIHTSQEDRSSGSTTDLHCVPDERNGLRRSSAHTHSNAYNFTKSENSNRTCSMPYTKLEYKRSSNDSLNSVSSSDGYGKRGQMKPSIESYSEDDESKFCSYGQYPADLAHKIHSANHMDDNDGELDTPINYSLKYSDEQLNSGRQSPSQNERWARPKHIIEDEIKQNEPRQSRSQSTAYPVYAENTDEKHLKFQPHFGQQECVSPYRSRGTSGSEGNRVGSNHAVNQNVNSSLCQEDDYEDDKPTNYSERYSEEEQHGEEERPTNYSMKYNEEKHHVDQPIDYSLKYTTDIPSSQKPPFSFSKSSSAQSTKSEHIPASSENTATPSSTTKRQNQLHPTSAQSRNAQTQKATTCKVPSINQETIQTYCVEDTPICFSRCSSLSSLSSAEDEIGCDQTTQEAVSTSTLQIAEIKENSGARSTEDPVSEAPAVSQHVRTKSSRLQASGLSSESARHKAVELPSGAKSPSKSGAQTPKSPPEHYVQETPLMFSRCTSVSSLDSFESRSIASSVQSEPCSGMVSGIISPSDLPDSPGQTMPPSRSKTPPPPPQAVQTKREVPKNKVPTAEKRESGPKQAAVNAAVQRVQVLPDADTLLHFATESTPDGFSCSSSLSALSLDEPFIQKDVELRIMPPVQENDNGNETEPEQPEESNESKEKEAEKPTDSEKDLLDDSDDDDIEILEECIISAMPTKSSRKAKKLAQTASKLPPPVARKPSQLPVYKLLPSQNRLQAQKHVSFTPGDDMPRVYCVEGTPINFSTATSLSDLTIESPPNELAAGEGSGAGARSGEFEKRDTIPTEGRSTDEAQRGTASAVAMPELDDNKTEEGDILAECINSAMPKGKSHKPFRVRKIMDQVQQASVSSSGANKNQLDGKKKKPTSPVKPVPQSTEYRAPVRKNTDSKNNLNAERTFSDNKDSKKQNLKNNSKDFTDKLPNNEDRVRASFPFDSPHHYTPIEGTPYCFSRNDSLSSLDFDDDDVDLSREKAELRKGKENQDSEAKAAGHTEMTSNQQSANKTPATTKHPVGRSQQKQSTFPQPSKDIPDRGAATDEKLQNFAIENTPVCFSRNSSLSSLSDIDQENNNKENEPIKENEPPDSQGEPSKPQASGYAPKSFHVEDTPVCFSRNSSLSSLSIDSEDDLLQECISSAMPKKKKPSRLKGENEKQSPRNIGGVLAEDLTLDLKDIQRPDSEHGLSPDSENFDWKAIQEGANSIVSSLHQAAAAACLSRQASSDSDSILSLKSGISLGSPFHLTPDQEEKPFTSNKGPRILKPGEKSTLETKKIESENKGIKGGKKVYKSLITGKVRSNSEVSGQMKQPLPPNMPSISRGRTMIHIPGVRNSSSSTSPVSKKGPPLKPPASKSPSEGQTATTSPRGAKPSAKTELSPVPRQTSQTGGSNKGSSRSGSRDSTPSRPSQQPLSRPMQSPGRNSISPGRNGISPPNKLSQLPRTSSPSTASTKSSGSGKMSYASPGRQMSQQNLTKQTGLSKNGSCIPRSESASKGLNQMNNGNGANKKVELSRMSSTKSSGSESDRSERPVLVRQSTFIKEAPSPTLRRKLEESASFESLSPSSRPDSPTRSQAQTPVLSPSLPDMSLSTHSSVQAGGWRKLPPNLSPTIEYNDGRPAKRHDIARSHSESPSRLPVNRSGTWKREHSKHSSSLPRVSTWRRTGSSSSILSASSESSEKAKSEDEKHVNCISGTKQNKENQVSTKGTWRKIKENEISPPNSTSPTTSSGAANGAESKTLIYQMAPAVSKTEDVWVRIEDCPINNPRTGRSPTGNTPPVIDSISEKGNPNGKDSKDNQGKQNVGNASAPTNTMGLENRLNSFIQVDAPDQKGAEMKPGQSNPVPTSETTESSLAERTPFSSSSSSKHSSPSGTVAARVTPFNYNPSPRKSSADSTSARPSQIPTPVNNNTKKRDSKTDSTESSGTQSPKRHSGSYLVTSV